A single window of Bacteroidales bacterium DNA harbors:
- a CDS encoding T9SS type A sorting domain-containing protein, which translates to MRKGFHIQVNGHPVFILGLLLMFGCWSVFGQHTVSIGAQPRCENSSVLLPVNVSNFNDVAAFTFFISIDTLLVEFVSIENPHVQLGGAPLSNFIDQTSRIAITWSSLSALNIAEGKLFDLKLDYYEGNASLVFTDQCEVANSSGSVIANVVYQNGLLVSVLQISEQPVSVTVTEGEQAQFVINMLYGGPDFQWQHYANGVWIDLQNTANYTGVNTHELTIEEVPLAFNNYTFRCNVSYEDCAVNSNSVTLTVSPLTVVNNGSLNTNAIRVFPNPCEEVLNFDVNLPEPGFDLQLVNLVGEVVYSEHPLHSTGMISTGSLDTGIYFLQMISENRTVETIKVLIK; encoded by the coding sequence ATGAGAAAAGGATTTCACATACAGGTAAATGGCCATCCGGTTTTTATACTGGGTCTGCTGCTGATGTTCGGTTGTTGGTCAGTTTTTGGCCAGCACACTGTCTCCATCGGCGCCCAACCCCGTTGTGAAAACAGTAGTGTCCTGTTGCCTGTGAATGTATCCAATTTTAATGATGTTGCTGCTTTTACATTTTTCATTTCTATCGATACATTACTTGTGGAATTCGTTTCAATAGAAAATCCTCATGTTCAGCTGGGAGGAGCACCTTTATCCAACTTTATTGATCAAACATCAAGAATTGCCATTACATGGTCGAGCCTTTCGGCATTGAATATAGCTGAAGGCAAATTATTCGACCTTAAGTTGGATTATTATGAAGGCAATGCATCGCTTGTTTTTACTGATCAATGCGAAGTAGCCAACTCATCAGGTTCTGTAATCGCGAATGTTGTTTATCAGAATGGCCTGCTGGTTTCTGTACTTCAGATTTCGGAACAACCGGTTTCGGTAACCGTAACCGAAGGTGAACAGGCGCAGTTTGTAATAAATATGCTTTACGGCGGACCTGATTTTCAATGGCAACATTATGCGAATGGTGTATGGATTGATCTCCAGAACACTGCTAATTACACTGGAGTAAACACACACGAATTGACTATTGAAGAGGTTCCACTGGCATTCAACAATTATACTTTCCGATGCAATGTAAGTTATGAGGATTGCGCAGTGAACAGCAATTCTGTTACACTCACAGTTTCTCCCCTGACAGTTGTAAACAACGGATCACTGAATACAAATGCGATCAGGGTTTTTCCAAATCCTTGCGAAGAGGTGTTGAATTTTGATGTAAATTTACCGGAACCAGGTTTTGACTTGCAACTGGTGAATCTTGTTGGAGAAGTTGTTTATTCAGAGCATCCCTTGCATAGCACTGGAATGATAAGTACTGGAAGCCTGGATACCGGAATTTATTTTTTGCAAATGATCAGTGAGAACCGAACTGTTGAGACGATTAAGGTGTTGATAAAATAA
- a CDS encoding T9SS type A sorting domain-containing protein yields the protein MKQIITILFLLLIMGLQSFAQKSYEMELTNVVQVNETEFTFDVRLRNTSDPVEPFAIEAIQWQLSFNTAMLNGGGIRNGFLTYVNGTSDLSGSRIIPISTNFTSNQTLLQWVTDPLGLDEETTLFDDNTWKRIGTFRLRLSIADNSTVLNNFADVPLNLEFVADQVYVIECPYYEDGGLYYRLNANSSVINSRTLTNAVDPLFELAGYYIGVGTDWATAANWNNTVANTHPAYHQLPGAANNALVGVAAEIATATKVVINNLYIKSSGSLRIKSDASGTGYLIHNNANVPATVERFLSQGKYHYVSSPVEMAPYSLFQVWPAPPYPAFADFYEWVETTREWINLNYNAPVGVLAPGQGYAVAYSDADYTKEFVGELNVGTVPFEATYTPGPVSPFWNQRGFNFVGNPYPAALDGDAFLNAHPEVFGLYFWDEAADYQGDRDDYATYSLAGGVGVAPGVGGTNPNAPTGIIAPSQGFILQVKSTPFNQNAVIPIAFENDMRVTDDSYFYKEQEDRDRIWLSVTGPQEDYNEILVAFMEGAEVGMDRTDAEKYKISSRLAFYSELEGGDFVIQGLPVLNQTDTYEIALGVDAGFAGNYTFDVQLIENFDPAAVITLEDRLANKFTNLRTTSQYVAQIAEPGEIRNRFFLHFNGATSVPVIDQKLTKVYALQNQIIIQHLGSSEILDVEVINTLGQLVTRTPVHATDATITVPGHNVVYIVKVRTTEGIESHKLLIR from the coding sequence ATGAAACAGATTATAACTATCTTATTTCTTTTGCTTATCATGGGTCTCCAGTCATTTGCCCAAAAGTCTTATGAAATGGAGTTAACCAACGTGGTTCAAGTAAATGAAACAGAATTCACATTTGATGTGCGTTTGAGAAACACATCTGATCCCGTTGAACCTTTTGCAATTGAGGCGATTCAATGGCAACTCAGTTTTAATACTGCAATGTTGAACGGAGGAGGAATCAGGAATGGCTTTTTGACTTATGTTAATGGCACTTCTGATTTATCGGGTAGCAGAATAATTCCTATTTCAACGAATTTTACTTCAAATCAAACGCTTCTGCAGTGGGTCACTGATCCACTTGGACTTGATGAAGAGACTACTTTGTTTGATGATAACACCTGGAAGAGAATTGGTACTTTCCGTCTTCGACTAAGCATTGCAGATAATAGTACTGTTCTGAATAATTTTGCAGATGTTCCACTGAACTTGGAATTTGTAGCAGATCAGGTTTATGTAATCGAATGTCCATATTATGAAGATGGTGGTCTTTACTACAGGTTAAATGCAAATTCAAGTGTCATTAACTCCAGAACATTGACTAATGCTGTAGACCCTCTTTTTGAACTGGCAGGATATTACATTGGTGTTGGAACTGATTGGGCTACTGCAGCTAACTGGAACAATACTGTTGCAAATACTCACCCGGCTTACCATCAGCTTCCAGGAGCAGCTAACAATGCACTGGTTGGTGTTGCTGCTGAAATTGCCACAGCTACCAAAGTTGTAATTAATAACCTTTATATCAAATCATCTGGTTCATTGCGAATTAAATCAGATGCTTCCGGTACAGGTTACCTGATTCACAACAATGCCAATGTTCCTGCAACAGTTGAGCGTTTCCTTTCACAGGGAAAATACCACTATGTATCTTCACCTGTTGAGATGGCGCCATATTCCTTGTTCCAGGTTTGGCCTGCACCACCATACCCGGCATTTGCCGATTTTTACGAGTGGGTGGAAACCACACGTGAATGGATAAATCTGAATTACAATGCTCCGGTTGGAGTATTGGCTCCGGGTCAAGGCTATGCAGTGGCATACAGCGATGCCGATTACACCAAGGAATTTGTTGGTGAGTTGAATGTTGGTACTGTGCCTTTTGAAGCTACCTACACACCGGGCCCTGTTTCACCATTCTGGAACCAGAGAGGTTTTAACTTTGTCGGAAATCCTTATCCTGCAGCACTGGATGGTGATGCTTTCTTAAATGCGCATCCGGAAGTGTTTGGTTTATATTTCTGGGACGAAGCCGCAGATTATCAGGGCGATCGTGATGACTACGCTACTTATTCTCTGGCCGGCGGCGTTGGAGTTGCTCCAGGAGTTGGTGGTACCAATCCTAATGCACCAACAGGTATTATTGCACCTTCACAAGGATTTATTTTACAGGTGAAATCAACTCCGTTCAATCAAAATGCTGTTATACCAATTGCTTTTGAGAATGATATGCGCGTAACAGATGATTCATACTTCTATAAAGAGCAGGAAGACCGTGACAGAATTTGGTTAAGTGTTACAGGACCTCAGGAAGATTACAACGAAATCCTTGTAGCTTTTATGGAAGGAGCTGAAGTGGGAATGGACAGAACCGATGCTGAAAAATATAAAATCAGCTCCAGACTCGCATTTTATAGTGAGCTTGAGGGTGGTGATTTTGTAATTCAGGGACTTCCGGTGCTCAACCAAACCGATACCTATGAAATTGCGTTAGGTGTTGACGCCGGTTTTGCCGGAAATTATACATTCGATGTTCAACTGATTGAAAATTTTGACCCGGCTGCCGTCATTACACTGGAAGACCGCCTGGCCAATAAATTTACAAATCTGAGAACCACTTCACAGTATGTAGCACAAATTGCTGAACCGGGAGAGATCAGAAACAGGTTCTTCCTGCATTTCAATGGAGCTACATCAGTGCCGGTGATTGATCAAAAACTTACAAAGGTTTATGCTTTGCAAAACCAAATCATCATACAGCATTTAGGAAGCAGTGAGATTTTAGATGTTGAGGTGATCAATACACTCGGGCAACTGGTTACACGTACACCTGTTCATGCAACAGATGCCACGATTACCGTTCCCGGACATAATGTGGTTTATATTGTAAAAGTTAGAACCACAGAGGGTATTGAGTCGCACAAATTACTGATTCGTTAA